Proteins encoded by one window of Mycolicibacterium sp. ND9-15:
- a CDS encoding DUF58 domain-containing protein, producing the protein MVLTGRAALVALICVLPIAVSPRPAATFTVLLAALIALVALDAMLAGNTRHVRFTRSGDTTARLGQQVEATLLVENAGRRRIRGAVRDAWSPSARADPRVHPVNVATGQRIRLGTTLRPVRRGDQDSALVTVRATGPLGLAGRQSSHRVPWRVRILPPFLSRKHLPSRLAKLRELEGNTPVLIRGQGTEFDSLREYVIGDDVRSIDWRASARRADVVVRTWRPERDQRVVIVLDTGRTSAGRVGVDPTSDDPSGWPRLDWSMDAALLLAALAARAGDHVDFLAHDRVTRAAVFNASRTELLAQLVAAMAPIEPALIESDARAMVTAVQHRVRRHALVVLLTDLNPSALDEGLMTVLPRLTAKHAVMVAAVADPRVEVIAAGRADAPQVYDAAAAERSRNDRRAIASRLRRSGVDVVDAAPEELAPALADRYLALKATGRL; encoded by the coding sequence GTGGTCCTCACCGGACGCGCCGCGCTGGTCGCACTCATCTGCGTCCTGCCGATCGCGGTGTCGCCCCGGCCGGCCGCGACATTCACCGTGCTGCTGGCCGCACTGATCGCGCTCGTCGCGCTCGACGCCATGCTGGCCGGCAACACCCGTCATGTGCGGTTCACCCGGTCGGGAGACACCACCGCGCGGTTGGGTCAGCAGGTCGAGGCCACGCTGCTGGTCGAAAATGCCGGCCGGCGTCGCATCAGGGGGGCCGTACGCGACGCCTGGTCGCCGAGCGCGCGAGCCGATCCCCGCGTTCATCCGGTGAATGTGGCTACCGGTCAACGAATCCGGCTCGGCACGACATTGCGGCCGGTGCGCCGCGGTGACCAGGATTCCGCGTTGGTGACGGTGCGCGCGACGGGACCGCTCGGTTTGGCCGGGCGGCAGAGCTCGCACCGGGTGCCGTGGCGGGTGCGCATCCTGCCGCCGTTCCTGTCGCGCAAGCACCTTCCGTCGCGGCTGGCCAAACTGCGTGAGCTCGAGGGCAATACGCCTGTTCTGATCCGCGGGCAGGGCACCGAGTTCGACTCGCTGCGCGAGTACGTCATCGGCGACGACGTCAGGTCGATCGACTGGCGCGCCTCTGCCCGGCGGGCCGACGTGGTGGTCAGGACGTGGCGACCCGAGCGTGATCAGCGGGTGGTCATCGTGCTCGACACCGGCCGCACGTCTGCCGGCCGCGTCGGGGTGGACCCCACCTCCGACGACCCGTCCGGATGGCCGCGGCTGGACTGGTCGATGGATGCCGCGTTGCTGCTGGCGGCGCTGGCGGCCCGGGCCGGCGACCACGTCGACTTCCTCGCCCACGACCGGGTCACCCGCGCCGCGGTGTTCAACGCGTCGCGCACCGAACTGCTTGCGCAGCTGGTTGCGGCGATGGCCCCGATCGAGCCGGCGCTGATCGAATCCGACGCGCGCGCGATGGTCACCGCGGTGCAGCACCGCGTCCGCAGGCATGCGCTGGTCGTGTTGCTCACCGACCTCAACCCATCGGCACTCGACGAGGGCCTGATGACCGTGCTCCCACGGCTGACCGCCAAACACGCGGTAATGGTCGCCGCCGTCGCCGATCCCCGGGTCGAAGTGATCGCTGCCGGCCGTGCCGACGCCCCTCAGGTCTACGACGCCGCGGCGGCCGAACGGTCACGCAACGACCGCCGTGCGATCGCATCGCGGCTGCGGCGCAGCGGGGTCGACGTGGTCGACGCCGCACCCGAGGAGCTGGCGCCCGCATTGGCCGACCGCTACCTGGCACTGAAAGCCACCGGACGGCTCTAA
- a CDS encoding AAA family ATPase — protein MSQPPGSDSARTALLALRAEIAKAVVGQDAVVSGLVIALLCRGHVLLEGVPGVAKTLLVRTLASALQLDFKRLQFTPDLMPGDVTGSLVYDARTAEFEFRSGPVFTNLLLADEINRTPPKTQAALLEAMEERQVSVEGEARPLPDPFIVVATQNPIEYEGTYQLPEAQLDRFLLKLNVPLPAREQEVAILQRHAHGFDPRDLSSVRPVAGAAELAAGRAAVQQVLVADEVFGYIVDIAAATRHSPSLQLGVSPRGATALLATARSWAWLSGRNYVTPDDIKAMARPTLRHRIQLRPEAELEGATPDRVLDGILAAVPVPR, from the coding sequence GTGAGTCAGCCCCCCGGAAGCGATTCGGCCCGAACCGCACTGCTGGCGCTGCGCGCCGAGATCGCCAAGGCGGTTGTCGGACAGGACGCGGTCGTCAGCGGACTGGTGATCGCGCTGTTGTGCCGCGGCCACGTCCTGCTCGAGGGAGTCCCCGGGGTCGCCAAGACACTGCTGGTACGCACGCTGGCCTCGGCGCTGCAATTGGACTTCAAGCGTCTGCAGTTCACTCCCGACCTGATGCCCGGCGACGTCACCGGCTCCCTTGTCTACGACGCGCGCACCGCCGAGTTCGAGTTCCGGTCCGGACCGGTGTTCACGAACCTGTTGCTGGCCGACGAGATCAACCGGACACCACCCAAGACTCAGGCCGCGCTACTGGAGGCCATGGAGGAACGCCAGGTCAGCGTCGAAGGGGAGGCGCGCCCGCTGCCGGATCCGTTCATCGTCGTCGCCACGCAGAACCCGATCGAGTACGAGGGCACCTATCAGCTGCCCGAGGCGCAGCTGGACCGGTTCCTGCTCAAGCTCAACGTGCCGCTGCCGGCGCGGGAACAGGAAGTCGCGATTCTCCAGCGACATGCGCACGGCTTCGACCCCAGGGACTTGTCCTCGGTGCGGCCCGTCGCCGGAGCGGCGGAGCTGGCCGCCGGACGTGCCGCTGTGCAGCAGGTGCTGGTGGCCGACGAGGTGTTCGGCTACATCGTCGACATCGCGGCCGCGACAAGGCATTCGCCCTCTTTGCAGCTGGGTGTGTCGCCGCGCGGGGCGACGGCCTTGTTGGCGACCGCCAGGTCGTGGGCGTGGTTGTCGGGGCGCAACTACGTCACCCCCGACGACATCAAGGCGATGGCCCGCCCGACCCTGCGCCACCGCATTCAACTTCGGCCGGAGGCCGAACTGGAAGGCGCCACCCCCGACCGCGTCCTCGACGGCATCCTCGCAGCTGTGCCGGTGCCACGCTAG
- a CDS encoding DUF4350 domain-containing protein: MTAVEPTVRQRWRATRWVLLALAVIVAFASLSAYLTAPRPGGRMDPNSTGPDGTRALMTLLREHGVDAVEAPDVAAVEAAARPDTLLVVVQTYHLVDDDILDRLAALPGNRLLVQPISRTRQKLAPQIELGGATTFGGGERPDCELREATRAGAVQFGISDAYVASDDDTAVTRCYDGALVRYTAGGREITVVGNSDFMTNGGLLKQGNAALAMNLAGTNPRMIWYAPQFTEGEADGGATLFDLAPEHVSWILWQLVAVVVLLAVWKSRRIGPLVAERLPVVVRASETVEGRGRLYRSRRARGSAADALRTAALQRMQPRLGLDIDPDPDAVVQAVSAHCGLHPQALAHILFGPPPGDDTQLVTLARELDDIERQVARS; the protein is encoded by the coding sequence ATGACCGCCGTGGAACCGACGGTCCGCCAACGATGGCGCGCTACGCGTTGGGTACTGCTGGCGCTGGCCGTCATCGTCGCGTTCGCGAGCTTGAGCGCCTACCTGACCGCACCCCGACCAGGGGGCCGAATGGATCCGAACTCCACCGGCCCGGACGGGACGCGGGCCCTGATGACGCTGCTGCGCGAGCACGGCGTCGATGCCGTCGAGGCACCCGACGTGGCCGCGGTGGAGGCGGCCGCCCGGCCCGACACCCTGCTGGTGGTGGTGCAGACCTATCACCTCGTCGATGACGACATACTCGACCGGTTGGCCGCCTTGCCAGGAAACCGTCTTCTGGTGCAACCGATCTCACGCACCCGCCAGAAGCTGGCGCCGCAGATCGAGCTGGGCGGGGCCACCACGTTCGGTGGCGGCGAGCGGCCCGACTGCGAGCTGCGCGAGGCCACCCGCGCCGGCGCTGTGCAGTTCGGGATCAGCGACGCCTACGTAGCATCGGACGACGACACCGCCGTCACACGCTGCTACGACGGCGCTCTGGTCCGGTACACCGCCGGCGGGCGGGAGATCACGGTGGTCGGCAATTCGGATTTCATGACCAATGGCGGATTGCTGAAACAGGGCAACGCCGCGCTCGCCATGAACCTCGCAGGTACGAATCCACGGATGATCTGGTATGCACCGCAATTCACCGAAGGGGAAGCAGACGGTGGCGCAACCCTTTTCGATCTCGCACCGGAGCACGTGAGCTGGATCCTGTGGCAGCTGGTCGCGGTGGTGGTGTTGCTGGCGGTCTGGAAGAGCCGCCGCATCGGTCCACTCGTCGCCGAACGGCTCCCGGTCGTGGTACGCGCCTCCGAAACCGTGGAAGGACGCGGCCGCCTGTACCGTTCGCGGCGGGCCCGTGGCAGCGCGGCCGACGCGTTGCGCACCGCCGCACTGCAGCGCATGCAGCCCCGGCTCGGCCTCGACATCGACCCCGACCCCGACGCGGTTGTCCAGGCGGTCTCTGCGCACTGCGGGCTCCATCCACAAGCCCTGGCGCACATACTATTTGGTCCACCACCCGGTGACGACACCCAATTGGTCACCCTGGCCCGTGAACTCGACGACATCGAAAGGCAGGTTGCACGCTCGTGA